A stretch of Patescibacteria group bacterium DNA encodes these proteins:
- a CDS encoding rod shape-determining protein → MLDYLFGLVSYDMGIDLGTANTLVLVKDKGIVIREPSVVAIHKKTKNVIALGTEAKKMLGRAPETINVIRPLSDGVIADFDATAAMLANYIKLVHQTPGVIPKIPKPKVVIGIPSGVTEVERRAVQEAALAAGARKAYLIEEPMAAAIGINLPIDDSSGSIIVDIGGGTTEMAVTALGGIVVNKSIRVAGDEMDEAIINFLRLKYGVLVGQPTAEALKISIGSAAPSKNEEEKYSVVRGRDLESGLPKSLKISTSEIREALSPVINQIVAGIGSLLEETPPELASDIVNRGIALAGGGSQLRNIDIAISEATKVPVWVADDALTAVVRGCGKVLVDEKLLTRVRVTGGLK, encoded by the coding sequence ATGCTCGATTACCTTTTCGGGTTGGTTTCCTATGACATGGGGATCGATTTGGGAACGGCCAATACCTTAGTCTTAGTCAAAGATAAGGGGATTGTGATTCGCGAGCCGTCGGTTGTCGCCATTCACAAAAAAACTAAGAATGTCATCGCTTTGGGAACGGAAGCTAAAAAGATGCTGGGACGGGCGCCGGAGACGATTAATGTTATCAGGCCGCTTTCTGACGGGGTGATTGCCGACTTTGATGCCACCGCGGCAATGTTGGCCAACTATATTAAACTGGTTCACCAGACGCCCGGGGTGATTCCCAAAATTCCCAAACCAAAAGTAGTCATTGGCATTCCCTCAGGAGTTACCGAAGTCGAAAGACGCGCTGTCCAGGAAGCAGCTCTCGCGGCAGGCGCCCGTAAGGCCTACCTGATTGAAGAGCCGATGGCAGCGGCCATTGGGATTAATTTGCCGATTGATGATTCCAGCGGGTCTATTATTGTGGATATCGGCGGCGGGACGACAGAAATGGCCGTCACGGCTCTCGGCGGAATCGTGGTAAACAAATCTATCAGGGTAGCCGGGGACGAGATGGACGAAGCGATCATTAACTTTTTAAGACTGAAATACGGTGTCCTGGTGGGTCAGCCGACGGCGGAAGCTCTGAAAATCTCGATCGGATCGGCAGCGCCTTCTAAAAACGAAGAAGAAAAGTACTCAGTTGTCCGCGGCCGGGATTTGGAATCAGGCCTACCTAAGTCATTAAAAATTTCAACTTCGGAAATTCGGGAAGCGTTAAGTCCTGTTATTAACCAGATTGTGGCCGGTATAGGATCATTGCTGGAAGAAACTCCGCCGGAACTAGCTTCGGATATTGTTAACCGTGGGATTGCTCTGGCTGGCGGCGGGTCCCAGTTGCGAAATATTGATATCGCTATTTCCGAGGCGACCAAAGTGCCGGTTTGGGTCGCTGATGACGCGTTAACCGCCGTGGTTCGCGGCTGCGGCAAAGTTTTAGTTGATGAAAAACTTTTGACCAGAGTTAGGGTAACCGGCGGATTAAAGTAG
- a CDS encoding rod shape-determining protein MreC has product MTDLRLRTFLALFGATILIYFLDGMAFLNPLKSIVQTVTMPIQYSVYTSSQSAQDIFSFLTFWRSGEARIKNLEQRNAELLAAKNEADALRKENNELRAQLGVKPLAEHQLLPAIVLGNGRYLEVGVGINDGVTPGQTVIYLNNLVGSIVKVTPKTSFVQLPTDPQAKIPAKINQARGLIIGQFNSSMMLDRVAQTEDIAQNDLVLTSGEGGTFPPDLVVGKLGKIESAETDLFQKGEVVPAVDYQNLTTVFVIMD; this is encoded by the coding sequence ATGACGGACCTGCGGCTGAGGACATTTTTAGCTCTTTTTGGCGCCACAATTCTCATTTATTTCCTCGACGGAATGGCCTTTCTTAATCCGCTAAAATCTATTGTTCAAACAGTGACTATGCCCATTCAGTATTCTGTTTACACTTCATCGCAATCGGCGCAGGACATCTTTTCTTTTTTAACTTTCTGGCGTTCCGGCGAAGCGAGAATTAAAAATCTTGAACAGCGCAACGCGGAACTCTTGGCCGCCAAAAACGAGGCCGACGCTTTAAGAAAAGAAAATAACGAACTGCGGGCGCAACTGGGAGTAAAACCGTTGGCGGAGCATCAACTCCTGCCGGCCATTGTGCTGGGAAACGGGCGCTACCTGGAAGTTGGAGTCGGGATTAATGACGGGGTTACTCCCGGACAAACGGTCATCTACTTGAATAACCTGGTCGGCAGTATCGTTAAGGTGACGCCCAAAACTAGCTTCGTTCAGCTGCCAACTGACCCTCAGGCGAAGATTCCCGCCAAGATAAACCAAGCTAGAGGTTTAATTATAGGACAATTTAATTCCTCAATGATGTTAGATCGGGTAGCCCAAACTGAAGATATTGCGCAGAATGATTTGGTTTTAACTTCCGGTGAAGGCGGCACCTTTCCGCCGGATCTGGTGGTGGGAAAATTGGGAAAAATCGAAAGTGCCGAGACCGACCTGTTCCAAAAAGGTGAAGTGGTGCCGGCGGTTGATTATCAAAATCTGACGACAGTGTTTGTGATAATGGATTAG
- a CDS encoding penicillin-binding transpeptidase domain-containing protein has translation MLGHLLGDSISRTDRRTGLGRKQTADNFGSDHGGSFRLIGVQLLAAAAFLWLLATLVKTQIFAGEYYRDLAAQNHLREVPIHAPRGIIFDRNGTSLTANLPSFRFNNQTISKDQAIVLEAEGKQPEVDSVRSYLKGAAFAHLLGYVSEDSVSAGYKIGQGGVEETYQDRLKGTDGKELIEVDAVGKKIRTISTVPPTPGENLTLTIDAPLQEAAYTALGNKPGAVVAANPKTGEILALVSSPSFDPNVFTDYSLSESERSADISGLFSDPNEPIFNRAISGTFPPGSTFKIVTATAALETGAITAATQVEDTGELVVGPYKFPNWKWLQDGGTQGVLDVVGAIQKSNDIFFYRAGEWTGVDQLMAWAKRFGLGKKLGIDLPGEAAGLIPDLAWREENARNWYLGDTYHAAIGQGDILVTPLQDNAWTNVVANGGKLCTPHVLQIPNSKSQILNCRDLGIKQSTIDLIKKGMEAACAPGGTAYPMYDFQVNGKPVPTACKTGTAEYGDPKLGKTHGWLTIYAPVDDPTISVTVLVEGGGEGSDVAAPVAKKILQEWFNSND, from the coding sequence ATGCTCGGGCATTTATTGGGTGATTCCATTAGCCGGACTGACCGGCGAACCGGTCTGGGGCGAAAACAGACGGCGGATAATTTCGGCAGCGACCATGGCGGCAGCTTCCGTTTGATCGGGGTTCAGTTGCTGGCAGCAGCGGCTTTTTTGTGGCTTCTGGCCACCCTGGTAAAAACGCAAATTTTTGCCGGGGAATACTACCGTGATTTGGCTGCCCAAAACCATCTCCGGGAAGTGCCGATTCACGCTCCGCGGGGCATTATTTTTGACCGTAACGGCACGTCGCTGACCGCTAATCTACCCTCTTTCCGGTTTAATAACCAGACCATTTCCAAGGATCAGGCCATTGTTCTGGAAGCGGAAGGGAAACAGCCGGAAGTAGACTCGGTGCGGTCCTATCTTAAAGGAGCGGCGTTTGCTCATTTATTGGGATATGTTTCGGAAGACAGCGTTTCGGCCGGCTACAAAATCGGCCAGGGCGGAGTAGAAGAAACTTATCAGGATAGGCTGAAAGGAACGGACGGGAAGGAATTAATTGAAGTGGATGCGGTGGGCAAAAAAATCCGGACTATTTCCACAGTCCCGCCGACACCCGGGGAAAATTTAACTTTAACCATTGACGCTCCTCTTCAGGAAGCGGCTTATACCGCCTTAGGCAACAAACCGGGAGCGGTGGTGGCCGCTAACCCCAAGACAGGGGAAATTCTGGCCCTGGTTAGCAGCCCGTCTTTTGACCCGAATGTGTTTACGGATTATTCTCTATCAGAATCAGAGCGCTCGGCAGACATTTCCGGACTATTTTCTGACCCGAATGAGCCCATATTTAATCGTGCAATTAGCGGAACATTTCCCCCGGGGTCCACTTTTAAAATAGTTACCGCGACGGCTGCCCTGGAAACAGGAGCAATAACTGCAGCTACCCAGGTTGAGGATACCGGCGAGCTGGTCGTGGGCCCCTATAAATTTCCAAACTGGAAATGGCTGCAGGATGGAGGAACCCAGGGCGTGCTTGATGTTGTCGGGGCTATTCAAAAAAGTAACGACATTTTTTTCTACCGGGCCGGAGAGTGGACGGGAGTGGATCAGCTCATGGCCTGGGCGAAGCGTTTTGGGTTGGGGAAGAAGCTGGGAATTGACTTGCCGGGAGAAGCAGCCGGGCTGATACCCGACCTTGCCTGGCGGGAAGAGAATGCCCGCAACTGGTATCTGGGCGACACTTATCACGCCGCTATCGGCCAGGGAGATATTCTTGTCACCCCTTTGCAGGATAATGCCTGGACCAATGTTGTGGCCAACGGAGGCAAGCTTTGTACCCCGCATGTACTTCAAATTCCAAATTCCAAATCCCAAATTCTAAACTGCAGGGATTTAGGGATTAAACAAAGTACCATTGATCTCATAAAAAAAGGCATGGAGGCAGCCTGCGCGCCGGGGGGAACGGCTTATCCGATGTATGATTTTCAGGTAAACGGCAAGCCCGTGCCAACGGCTTGCAAAACCGGAACGGCGGAATACGGCGATCCAAAATTGGGCAAGACTCACGGCTGGCTGACGATTTACGCGCCGGTTGATGACCCTACTATCTCGGTCACGGTTTTAGTAGAAGGCGGCGGAGAAGGTTCGGATGTGGCCGCGCCGGTGGCCAAAAAAATCCTTCAAGAGTGGTTTAACAGTAATGACTGA
- the dprA gene encoding DNA-processing protein DprA, with amino-acid sequence MTEEEKYLVAFSTVIGIGSARLSLLLKYFGSAEKAWKATEEDLKQTHLPKDALIELLNQRKILKLDQYIENLEKSGIKFLTIHSPDYPKRLRIIPDPPNILYIRSKLAGEQVSRIVENKTIGVVGTRKITQYGKEVTKELTAGLVSAGFTIVSGMALGVDGVAHGTTLNCGGVTIAVLGVGVDVIYPKEHTELYYQIIESGGAIVSEVAPEKHVIRGVFPARNRIISGLSQAVLVTEGAIDSGSLITARAALDQGREVFAVPGPINSPMAQGTNYLLKQGAKLVTGVEDILQELGYTDADKRGQTLADISKQIPTGGTREEQAVIDLLVNEPMEFDDLIKKSGLEAARLGAVLTNLELGGKIHACGLRYSLQ; translated from the coding sequence ATGACTGAAGAGGAGAAATATCTGGTAGCCTTTAGCACTGTAATCGGCATCGGTTCGGCCAGGTTGTCGTTGCTTTTAAAATATTTCGGTAGCGCGGAAAAAGCCTGGAAGGCAACGGAAGAAGACTTAAAACAAACTCACCTGCCAAAAGACGCGTTAATCGAACTTCTTAATCAGAGGAAAATATTAAAATTAGACCAATATATTGAGAACCTGGAGAAAAGCGGAATAAAATTTCTCACAATTCATAGTCCGGACTACCCTAAGCGGTTAAGAATTATTCCTGATCCGCCGAATATCCTTTACATCAGAAGTAAACTGGCAGGAGAGCAGGTAAGCAGGATAGTGGAAAATAAAACTATTGGCGTCGTCGGGACAAGAAAAATTACGCAGTACGGGAAAGAAGTAACGAAGGAACTAACGGCGGGACTGGTAAGCGCCGGGTTCACGATTGTGTCAGGTATGGCACTTGGGGTAGATGGGGTGGCCCATGGTACGACCCTGAACTGCGGCGGAGTAACAATTGCGGTTCTCGGTGTCGGCGTAGATGTCATTTATCCCAAAGAGCATACGGAACTTTATTATCAAATAATTGAATCCGGAGGAGCCATTGTTTCGGAAGTGGCACCAGAAAAGCATGTCATTCGCGGTGTTTTTCCGGCCCGAAATCGGATTATTTCCGGGCTTTCCCAGGCGGTTTTGGTGACCGAAGGGGCGATTGACTCGGGCAGTCTGATTACGGCCCGGGCGGCTTTGGATCAGGGTCGGGAAGTGTTTGCCGTGCCCGGGCCGATCAACTCGCCGATGGCGCAAGGGACCAACTACCTTCTTAAACAGGGAGCAAAGCTGGTGACCGGGGTGGAGGATATTTTACAGGAACTTGGCTATACAGACGCTGACAAGCGCGGGCAGACGCTGGCTGATATAAGTAAGCAAATACCGACGGGAGGTACGCGGGAAGAACAGGCGGTTATTGATCTGCTGGTTAACGAACCGATGGAGTTTGATGATTTAATAAAAAAGAGCGGTTTAGAGGCAGCGCGATTAGGGGCAGTTTTGACAAATTTAGAACTGGGAGGGAAAATTCACGCTTGCGGACTAAGATATAGTCTGCAATAG
- the topA gene encoding type I DNA topoisomerase: MDLIIVESPTKARTLSRFLGSGYQLEASMGHVRDLPEKRLGIDPEHDFAPEYVVSPDKKEKVKELQTAAAKAEKIILATDPDREGEAIAWHINEIITKKQETRNKIERITFHEITESAIKEALAHPGQINMPLVDAQQARRILDRLVGYKLSPLLWRKIRRGLSAGRVQSVAVRLIVEREREIQAFKPVEYWEILAKLQTPNSKFQSEFEAKLIKQEIKNKEEADKIVGELRGAQYQVTDIQSKEVKRNPYPPFTTSTMQQAASNLFGWSAKRTMQIAQNLYERGLITYHRTDSTNLAIEAVNAVRAYINKSFGERYLPETLRFYKTKSKVAQEAHEAIRPTNVERPEITEEGIDKEQKRLYELIWKRFVACQMAESLYKQSTVDVTAGNYTLRANGSKILFEGWQKLFGKSAQGGEEGDEETILPELSVGDILRLLGLTPSQHFTEPPARYTEASLIKALEEYGIGRPSTYAPIISTIQDRQYVEKEDKKLLPTALGMAVNDFLMANFANIMDYKFTAGMEDQLDEIANGEKQWVPVIREFYEPFNKQLGGVTETAARVKVEVETTEEKCPNDGAPLVVRIGRFGKFLACSKFPDCKFTKPYAKITGIKCPKCGGDVIMKRTKKKKSFYGCSNYPKCDFASWTKPKTENQTPVSVGK; the protein is encoded by the coding sequence ATGGACTTGATAATTGTCGAATCACCAACCAAAGCCCGGACGCTTTCAAGGTTTTTGGGCAGCGGATATCAACTGGAAGCCTCGATGGGTCATGTCCGGGATTTGCCGGAAAAACGGTTGGGAATTGATCCGGAGCATGATTTCGCTCCGGAGTATGTCGTGTCGCCGGATAAAAAAGAGAAAGTAAAAGAACTGCAGACGGCGGCGGCCAAAGCGGAAAAGATTATTCTGGCCACCGATCCAGACCGGGAAGGAGAAGCCATTGCGTGGCATATAAACGAAATAATAACTAAGAAACAAGAAACAAGAAACAAGATCGAGCGGATAACTTTTCATGAAATAACCGAATCGGCCATTAAAGAAGCCTTGGCTCATCCGGGACAGATTAATATGCCGCTGGTGGATGCTCAACAGGCGCGGCGGATACTTGACAGACTGGTGGGTTATAAATTGTCACCGCTCCTGTGGCGCAAAATTCGCCGGGGACTGTCAGCAGGCCGGGTGCAAAGCGTGGCTGTCCGGCTGATCGTTGAACGCGAGCGGGAAATTCAGGCGTTTAAGCCGGTAGAGTATTGGGAAATACTGGCGAAACTCCAAACTCCAAATTCCAAATTCCAAAGTGAATTTGAAGCAAAATTAATTAAGCAGGAAATAAAAAATAAAGAAGAAGCGGATAAAATAGTCGGCGAGTTGCGGGGGGCGCAGTATCAAGTCACGGATATCCAGTCTAAAGAAGTAAAACGCAATCCCTACCCGCCGTTTACGACCTCGACAATGCAGCAGGCAGCATCCAATCTTTTTGGCTGGAGTGCCAAACGGACGATGCAGATTGCCCAAAACCTTTACGAGCGCGGTCTTATTACTTACCACCGGACTGACTCTACTAATTTAGCCATTGAAGCGGTTAACGCGGTTAGGGCTTACATTAATAAAAGTTTCGGCGAAAGGTATTTGCCGGAAACTCTCCGGTTTTACAAAACTAAATCCAAGGTAGCCCAGGAAGCTCACGAAGCTATCAGGCCGACCAATGTTGAACGGCCGGAGATTACCGAAGAAGGCATTGATAAGGAACAGAAAAGACTTTACGAATTAATCTGGAAACGGTTTGTGGCTTGTCAAATGGCCGAAAGTCTTTACAAACAGTCAACCGTGGATGTCACCGCCGGAAATTACACACTTCGGGCTAACGGCAGCAAAATTTTGTTCGAAGGCTGGCAAAAACTGTTTGGTAAATCCGCCCAAGGCGGGGAAGAAGGTGATGAAGAAACAATTTTGCCGGAATTGTCTGTAGGCGATATTCTCCGGTTGCTCGGTCTGACACCTTCCCAGCATTTTACCGAACCGCCGGCAAGATACACCGAAGCATCTCTAATTAAAGCCCTGGAAGAATACGGGATCGGCCGGCCAAGCACTTATGCGCCGATTATTTCCACCATTCAGGATCGGCAATATGTGGAAAAAGAAGATAAAAAACTGCTCCCGACGGCCCTCGGGATGGCGGTTAACGACTTTTTAATGGCGAATTTTGCCAACATCATGGACTACAAGTTCACGGCCGGGATGGAAGACCAACTGGATGAGATTGCCAACGGCGAAAAACAATGGGTGCCGGTGATCCGGGAATTTTATGAACCGTTTAATAAACAGCTGGGCGGGGTAACTGAAACGGCGGCCCGGGTAAAAGTCGAGGTAGAAACGACTGAGGAAAAATGCCCCAATGACGGCGCGCCGCTGGTGGTGCGGATTGGCCGATTTGGCAAGTTCCTGGCCTGCAGCAAATTCCCGGACTGCAAGTTTACCAAGCCCTATGCCAAAATTACGGGGATTAAATGTCCCAAGTGCGGCGGAGATGTAATAATGAAACGAACTAAAAAGAAAAAGAGTTTCTATGGCTGCAGCAATTACCCGAAATGCGATTTTGCTTCCTGGACGAAGCCAAAGACAGAGAACCAGACACCAGTCAGTGTCGGCAAATAG
- the dut gene encoding dUTP diphosphatase, with the protein MKVKIKRFDKSLPLPEYKTAGAVAFDLPVRNEEVIAPGEVKLVATGLGLKIPKGYFLWIAPRSSTLLKHHLLASAGVIDQDYCGNEDEIHVQIINVSREPVKIERGWRLAQGIFVKFSKFEFTEVRVMTNKSRGGFGTTGH; encoded by the coding sequence ATGAAGGTCAAAATCAAACGGTTTGATAAATCTTTGCCCCTGCCTGAATACAAAACCGCCGGAGCGGTTGCATTTGACTTACCGGTTAGAAATGAAGAGGTTATTGCTCCCGGCGAAGTGAAACTGGTGGCCACGGGTTTAGGGCTCAAAATTCCTAAAGGTTATTTCTTATGGATCGCCCCGCGCAGCTCAACTTTGTTAAAGCATCATCTTTTGGCCTCAGCGGGGGTTATCGATCAGGATTACTGCGGCAATGAGGACGAAATTCATGTTCAGATAATTAATGTCAGCCGGGAGCCGGTAAAAATCGAACGAGGCTGGCGCTTGGCCCAGGGTATTTTTGTCAAATTTTCTAAATTTGAATTTACTGAAGTCCGGGTAATGACAAATAAATCCCGCGGAGGTTTCGGGACAACCGGACACTAG